In Paenibacillus kyungheensis, the following are encoded in one genomic region:
- the perR gene encoding peroxide-responsive transcriptional repressor PerR produces MTTSVQHALEQLKVSGVRITPQRHAILSYLLESMEHPTADEIYRSLEPQFPSMSVATVYNNLKMFIEAGMVHELTYGDNSSRFDANITDHYHVICQQCGKIEDFSYPSLEAVEQQAARHTGFQISGHRMELYGTCAHCRGLNQQ; encoded by the coding sequence ATGACGACAAGTGTTCAACACGCATTAGAACAACTCAAAGTCAGTGGCGTACGGATTACACCTCAACGTCATGCGATTTTAAGTTATTTATTAGAATCAATGGAACATCCAACAGCAGATGAAATTTATCGTTCGTTAGAACCTCAGTTTCCAAGTATGAGTGTAGCTACGGTATATAATAATTTGAAAATGTTTATTGAAGCAGGTATGGTGCACGAATTAACGTACGGTGATAATTCCAGTCGGTTCGATGCGAATATTACAGATCATTATCATGTCATTTGTCAGCAATGTGGCAAAATCGAAGATTTTAGTTATCCTTCTTTAGAAGCAGTAGAACAACAAGCAGCCAGGCATACAGGATTTCAGATTTCTGGGCATCGGATGGAGCTCTATGGAACTTGCGCACATTGCAGAGGCTTGAATCAACAGTAA
- a CDS encoding DUF4097 family beta strand repeat-containing protein — translation MTGRIRVGRITASLLWIALGILIWIDQWSGGSQLMILLQWWPLIFVCWGLEYIIFYILSRRNRMRFRLDIKGILTAVIATAAIFFVTEQNQYLYLWSKVSLDLTAASSEFSEASGNRIELTPVEIPVDKDTDELTVEGINGDLIVHRGDVEKIEVRPVVWIDEIKAEEAQKIADATSIDVSEGDEISIRPQTQTYGESNNRQPRINMEITLPEKSRLDINVQTTNGKVTMTNIEALRNIAVRSGNGSLIMRNLVGDIKAQTVNGNMDISSILGNVEADTKQGTYKASDISGAAKLYTQVGDVSLIGGLGDIDVNTRNGNVMVDEANFAVKAESLNGNIEIRSVSIGGDWSVYSAVGVIHLYLPPTGDYKVSGSNSYGTINTDLPLKVEKRTITGEFGTADHSIQVDGNGDLNIMRNSDAMIKDNDDQTIDPSNAEETDSSTNSKSSSNIPKSNTTNTDEAVTESTSAN, via the coding sequence ATGACCGGTAGAATTAGAGTAGGACGAATTACAGCTTCCCTGTTATGGATAGCATTGGGTATATTAATCTGGATAGATCAATGGAGCGGTGGTAGCCAATTAATGATCCTTCTCCAATGGTGGCCGCTTATTTTCGTATGCTGGGGTTTGGAATATATTATCTTTTATATCCTTTCCCGGCGTAACCGTATGAGATTCCGTTTGGATATCAAAGGAATACTGACAGCTGTGATTGCGACTGCGGCTATTTTTTTCGTGACCGAGCAGAATCAGTATTTATATTTATGGAGCAAAGTAAGCTTAGATTTAACCGCCGCTTCTTCTGAATTTAGCGAAGCATCTGGCAATCGAATAGAATTAACGCCGGTTGAGATTCCGGTAGATAAAGATACGGATGAATTAACAGTAGAAGGCATCAACGGAGATTTAATCGTTCATCGTGGGGATGTCGAAAAAATCGAAGTTCGCCCTGTTGTCTGGATCGATGAGATCAAAGCAGAGGAAGCACAGAAAATTGCAGATGCTACAAGTATCGACGTTTCAGAAGGCGATGAGATTTCAATTCGTCCACAGACCCAGACGTATGGAGAATCCAACAATCGGCAACCACGAATCAATATGGAGATTACATTACCTGAAAAAAGTCGGCTAGATATCAATGTGCAGACAACCAACGGTAAAGTCACGATGACCAATATTGAAGCATTACGCAATATTGCTGTACGTTCAGGAAATGGTAGTCTGATTATGCGTAACCTTGTAGGGGATATCAAAGCTCAGACGGTTAATGGAAATATGGACATTTCGTCTATTTTAGGTAATGTCGAAGCAGATACGAAGCAAGGCACATATAAAGCTAGCGATATTAGCGGCGCTGCCAAATTGTATACCCAAGTAGGTGATGTTTCATTAATCGGTGGACTTGGTGATATTGATGTCAACACAAGAAATGGTAATGTTATGGTGGATGAAGCCAATTTTGCAGTCAAAGCTGAATCGTTAAATGGAAATATAGAGATTCGTTCTGTCAGTATTGGCGGAGATTGGTCGGTATATAGCGCTGTTGGTGTCATTCATCTATATTTACCACCTACAGGCGATTACAAAGTTTCCGGATCTAATAGTTATGGAACGATCAATACAGATTTACCGTTAAAAGTTGAAAAAAGAACAATCACAGGTGAATTTGGTACGGCTGATCATTCGATTCAGGTAGATGGTAATGGTGATTTGAATATTATGCGTAACAGTGATGCAATGATCAAAGATAATGATGATCAGACGATAGATCCATCCAATGCTGAAGAGACTGATTCTTCCACCAATTCGAAATCTTCTAGCAATATACCAAAAAGCAATACAACCAACACAGATGAAGCGGTCACAGAGTCCACCTCAGCCAACTAA
- a CDS encoding MgtC/SapB family protein, with translation MSDPWYITNVHILLRLVASMLMGGLIGWERERSSHAAGLRTHILVCVGSTLIMMLSVYGFAEFVKEPNVRLDPARLATAVISGIGFLGAGTILFTGKAITGLTTAASLWVVAAIGLAIGAGFYFAAFVCTLIVLLNLWVLNIVEQRYIRRSKDHQITIEGIAGTLTLDKISRFMDSEHIQIRKVTYVKERGGISMTSDLLVTELRLSVVIKHEYDSLELIGSIQKIEGVTAVAIE, from the coding sequence ATGTCTGATCCCTGGTACATTACCAATGTTCATATTTTACTTCGTTTAGTTGCATCTATGCTGATGGGCGGATTGATCGGTTGGGAACGAGAGCGTTCTAGTCATGCAGCAGGACTTCGAACACATATTTTAGTATGTGTAGGTTCTACTTTGATTATGATGCTCTCAGTCTATGGATTTGCTGAATTTGTCAAAGAACCGAATGTAAGACTTGATCCGGCTCGATTAGCTACAGCGGTTATTTCAGGTATCGGATTTTTGGGTGCAGGTACGATTTTATTTACAGGTAAAGCGATCACTGGTCTGACTACAGCCGCTTCACTTTGGGTAGTAGCTGCGATTGGTTTGGCGATTGGAGCTGGTTTTTATTTTGCAGCTTTTGTCTGTACATTGATCGTTCTTTTGAATTTGTGGGTACTTAATATCGTAGAACAACGTTATATTCGTCGTAGCAAAGATCATCAGATTACGATTGAAGGCATAGCAGGGACATTAACATTAGATAAAATCTCTCGCTTTATGGATAGCGAACATATCCAGATCAGAAAAGTCACTTATGTTAAAGAACGAGGCGGGATCAGTATGACATCTGATTTGTTAGTTACTGAACTTCGTTTGAGCGTAGTGATCAAGCACGAATACGATTCATTAGAATTGATAGGCAGTATTCAGAAGATTGAGGGAGTCACCGCAGTTGCTATTGAGTAA
- a CDS encoding GNAT family N-acetyltransferase: MIQKCVLEDDNTVQQIWALQHIAYRLEAELIGFKELPPLMDTVESIRRSGETFYAYVNEYEEIQGVISIEQEEHDTLTIARMMVHPIAFRQGIASQLIEHVFAQYPNVPLYIVSTGKLNQPAVALYKKYGFCPVETFEVAPGVKLTTFHRLNPALSQVREDSVD; the protein is encoded by the coding sequence GTGATTCAAAAGTGTGTATTAGAAGATGACAATACCGTTCAACAAATATGGGCGTTACAACATATTGCTTATCGATTAGAAGCTGAATTGATCGGGTTTAAAGAACTTCCACCATTAATGGATACGGTGGAAAGTATTCGTCGTTCTGGTGAAACGTTTTATGCGTATGTGAATGAGTACGAAGAAATTCAAGGTGTTATTTCTATAGAGCAAGAAGAACATGATACATTAACAATCGCTCGAATGATGGTGCATCCGATTGCTTTTCGACAAGGGATTGCAAGTCAATTGATTGAACATGTGTTTGCACAATATCCTAATGTTCCTTTATATATTGTATCGACAGGGAAGTTAAATCAACCTGCTGTCGCTTTATATAAAAAGTATGGATTTTGCCCGGTAGAGACTTTTGAAGTAGCACCAGGTGTGAAATTAACAACATTTCATCGGTTAAATCCTGCTCTTTCTCAAGTAAGGGAGGACTCAGTTGACTAA
- the gatB gene encoding Asp-tRNA(Asn)/Glu-tRNA(Gln) amidotransferase subunit GatB, which yields MSKYETVIGLEVHVELHTKSKIFCGCSTAFGAPANTHTCPVCLGHPGVLPVLNRQAVDYAMKAAMAINCKIGDVSKFDRKNYFYPDSPKAYQISQFDQPIGEHGWVDIEVNGTTKRIGITRLHLEEDAGKLTHTSGGYDSLVDFNRVGTPLIEIVSEPDISSPEEARAYLEKIRAIMQYCDVSDVKMEEGSLRCDANISLRPAGQKEFGTRAELKNMNSFRGVQKGLEYEEYRQAEILDDGDKVIQETRRWDEAQGKTLSMRGKEESHDYRYFPDPDLVTLHIDQAWKDRIQASIPELPDARKARYTSEYGLPEYDAGVITSSKPLADLFEDSLTYTSDAKSVANWMQGELLGYLNANSLELASVPLTGQALGELIGLIEKGTISNKIAKTVFKEMLQSGKLPQQIVEEQGLTQISDEGAIKGIVEAVIAANPQSVEDYQAGKDKAIGFLVGQVMKQSKGKANPGMVNKLLAELLPR from the coding sequence ATGTCCAAATACGAAACAGTAATCGGACTGGAAGTTCACGTTGAACTACATACCAAGTCCAAAATCTTTTGTGGCTGTTCTACAGCATTCGGTGCACCTGCCAATACACATACTTGCCCTGTTTGTCTCGGTCATCCAGGTGTATTGCCTGTACTAAATCGTCAAGCTGTTGACTATGCAATGAAAGCAGCAATGGCGATTAACTGTAAAATAGGCGATGTTAGTAAGTTTGATCGCAAAAACTATTTCTATCCTGATTCTCCCAAAGCGTATCAGATTTCTCAATTTGACCAACCGATCGGCGAACATGGTTGGGTTGATATTGAAGTAAATGGTACAACCAAGCGTATCGGGATTACACGTCTGCATTTAGAAGAAGATGCAGGTAAATTAACACATACATCCGGTGGATATGACTCTTTGGTTGATTTTAACCGTGTCGGTACACCTCTTATTGAAATTGTATCGGAACCTGATATTTCTTCACCAGAAGAAGCGCGTGCCTATTTGGAAAAGATTCGTGCGATTATGCAGTACTGTGATGTATCTGATGTGAAAATGGAAGAAGGATCACTTCGTTGTGATGCGAATATCAGTCTACGTCCAGCAGGTCAAAAAGAATTTGGTACTCGTGCTGAACTTAAAAATATGAACTCTTTCCGTGGTGTACAAAAAGGATTAGAGTATGAAGAATATCGTCAAGCTGAGATTTTGGATGATGGCGACAAAGTGATTCAAGAAACTCGTCGCTGGGATGAAGCTCAAGGCAAAACATTATCGATGCGTGGCAAGGAAGAATCGCATGATTATCGTTACTTCCCTGATCCAGATCTAGTGACATTGCATATCGATCAAGCATGGAAAGATCGTATTCAAGCTTCTATTCCTGAATTGCCTGATGCACGTAAAGCTCGTTATACTTCAGAATACGGATTGCCTGAATATGATGCAGGTGTTATCACCTCTTCCAAACCTTTAGCTGATCTATTTGAAGATAGCCTGACGTATACCAGTGATGCCAAATCGGTAGCGAACTGGATGCAAGGGGAATTGCTAGGTTATTTGAACGCAAATAGTCTTGAATTAGCCTCTGTTCCTTTAACAGGACAAGCACTAGGTGAATTGATTGGATTGATCGAAAAAGGAACCATCAGTAATAAAATTGCCAAAACCGTATTTAAAGAAATGCTACAGTCTGGCAAATTACCGCAACAAATTGTAGAAGAGCAAGGATTAACTCAGATTAGTGATGAAGGTGCAATCAAAGGTATTGTTGAAGCAGTTATCGCTGCGAATCCGCAGTCTGTTGAAGATTACCAAGCAGGCAAAGACAAAGCGATTGGCTTTTTAGTTGGACAAGTCATGAAGCAAAGTAAAGGCAAAGCGAATCCAGGTATGGTTAACAAACTATTGGCTGAATTATTGCCTCGCTAA
- the gatA gene encoding Asp-tRNA(Asn)/Glu-tRNA(Gln) amidotransferase subunit GatA, protein MTLFDLSLNEIHNRLHAKDLAVTDLVAQAFKTICEQDDKIQAYLTLNEEGATESAKALDEKLVSGEARGLLFGLPVGVKDNIVTEGLRTTCGSQFLKNYDPIYNATVADKLRQADAVTIGKLNMDEFAMGGSNENSSFAPVRNPWNLDYVPGGSSGGSAAAVAAGEAYFTLGSDTGGSIRQPASYCGVVGLKPTYGLVSRFGLVAFASSLDQIGPLTKNVEDSAYVLQAIAGYDAKDSTSAKVDIPDYVSALSGEIKGLKIAVPSEYIGEGVDAEVKQSIMDALAVLEGLGAEWEEVSLPHTEYAVATYYLLASSEASSNLARFDGVRYGVRAENPGNLLELYHQSRSEGFGDEVKRRIMLGTYALSSGYYDAYYLKAQKVRTLIKRDFDNVFEKYDVIIGPTAPTTAFKLGSQLDDPLTMYLNDILTIPVSLAGVPAISVPCGFASGLPVGMQIIGKAFDEQTVLRVAHAFEQNTNHQQRPQL, encoded by the coding sequence TTGACTTTATTTGATTTGAGTCTGAATGAAATACATAATCGGCTTCATGCCAAAGACTTGGCAGTCACCGACCTTGTAGCTCAAGCATTCAAGACAATCTGTGAACAAGACGACAAAATACAAGCATACCTTACACTTAACGAAGAAGGCGCAACAGAGTCTGCCAAAGCACTAGATGAAAAGCTAGTGAGCGGAGAAGCGCGCGGATTACTGTTTGGACTTCCAGTAGGGGTTAAAGATAATATTGTGACAGAAGGGCTACGAACAACATGTGGTAGTCAATTTCTTAAAAATTACGATCCTATTTATAACGCAACCGTAGCGGACAAGCTTCGTCAAGCAGACGCTGTTACGATCGGCAAGCTAAATATGGATGAATTTGCTATGGGTGGTTCTAATGAGAATTCTAGCTTTGCACCTGTGCGCAATCCGTGGAACTTGGATTATGTTCCTGGAGGTTCAAGTGGTGGTTCGGCAGCAGCTGTAGCAGCAGGGGAAGCTTACTTTACGCTAGGATCAGATACAGGTGGATCGATTCGTCAGCCTGCTTCTTATTGTGGAGTTGTAGGACTGAAGCCGACTTACGGTCTTGTGTCTCGTTTTGGTCTAGTTGCCTTTGCATCTTCTTTAGATCAGATAGGCCCTTTGACCAAAAATGTAGAAGATTCGGCTTATGTTTTACAAGCAATCGCAGGATATGATGCCAAAGATTCAACATCTGCAAAAGTGGATATTCCTGACTATGTAAGTGCATTGTCCGGTGAAATCAAAGGTCTCAAAATTGCAGTTCCTTCTGAATACATCGGTGAAGGTGTCGATGCAGAAGTGAAGCAATCGATTATGGATGCTTTGGCTGTATTAGAAGGATTGGGTGCAGAGTGGGAAGAAGTATCTTTACCACATACTGAATATGCAGTAGCCACATATTATCTGCTTGCTTCTTCTGAAGCTTCTTCCAATCTAGCACGTTTTGATGGCGTACGTTATGGTGTACGTGCAGAGAATCCTGGCAATCTATTAGAGTTGTATCATCAATCGCGTAGTGAAGGATTCGGAGATGAAGTGAAACGTCGTATTATGCTTGGAACATATGCGTTAAGTTCTGGTTATTATGATGCTTATTATTTGAAAGCACAAAAAGTACGTACATTGATCAAACGTGATTTTGATAATGTATTTGAAAAATATGATGTTATTATTGGACCTACTGCGCCGACAACAGCCTTTAAGTTAGGTTCCCAATTAGATGATCCATTAACAATGTATCTTAATGATATTTTGACGATTCCTGTAAGTCTTGCAGGTGTTCCAGCAATCAGTGTTCCTTGTGGATTTGCTTCTGGATTACCTGTAGGGATGCAAATTATCGGCAAAGCCTTCGACGAACAGACGGTTTTGCGCGTGGCACACGCTTTTGAACAAAATACCAATCATCAACAACGGCCGCAGCTCTAA
- the gatC gene encoding Asp-tRNA(Asn)/Glu-tRNA(Gln) amidotransferase subunit GatC encodes MSININDVEHVAKLARLDLSEQEKEMFTAQLSAILKYAEKLKELDTEEVEPTTHVLHLSNVMREDEVHESLPIEKVLRNAPDDEDGQFKVPAVLE; translated from the coding sequence TTGAGTATTAATATCAATGATGTAGAGCATGTAGCCAAGCTAGCACGTTTGGATTTGAGCGAGCAGGAGAAAGAAATGTTTACTGCGCAGTTGAGTGCTATTTTGAAATATGCAGAAAAATTAAAAGAATTAGATACAGAAGAGGTAGAGCCGACTACTCATGTATTGCATTTAAGTAATGTAATGCGTGAAGATGAAGTTCACGAAAGTCTTCCGATTGAAAAAGTGTTGCGTAATGCACCAGACGATGAAGACGGACAATTCAAAGTACCTGCTGTACTGGAATAG
- a CDS encoding ATPase, with protein sequence MLHLGEKIVVVADTFEQSLPVGDYGYVIAYDRNPDNAFDYVIRIPKVNRNFFVPSGDIEPEERLLRQEAERVGREALIDYALATHNEKLFYHIMNGEELPFVEEPLTDTVAQADFVKQINLRAWI encoded by the coding sequence ATGCTGCATTTAGGAGAAAAAATCGTAGTTGTCGCTGATACCTTTGAGCAAAGTCTGCCTGTAGGAGATTACGGATATGTTATTGCATATGACCGTAACCCTGATAATGCCTTCGATTATGTCATTCGTATTCCTAAGGTCAATCGTAATTTTTTTGTTCCTTCCGGTGATATTGAGCCAGAAGAACGGTTGCTCCGGCAGGAAGCTGAACGAGTCGGACGCGAGGCGCTAATCGATTATGCTCTAGCGACACATAATGAGAAATTATTTTATCATATTATGAATGGCGAAGAACTTCCATTTGTGGAAGAACCTTTGACGGATACTGTAGCGCAAGCAGATTTTGTAAAACAAATTAATTTGCGTGCTTGGATTTAA
- a CDS encoding MBL fold metallo-hydrolase has translation MFKIESFSLGPLQTNAYLLIAENSSDAIVIDPGMNPGALVRRIQSLNLNVEAILLTHAHFDHMGGLEEVRTLCNCPVYLHDLEAEWLTNAKLNGSANWSQVTPPITAEPAEYALDEGQQLKLIGHTFTVYHTPGHSPGSVSFLCGKELFAGDVLFRMGVGRTDLTGGSERQLIDSIRTKLYRLADDVTVYPGHGPKTSIGAEKSSNPYVPA, from the coding sequence TTGTTCAAAATAGAAAGTTTTTCGTTAGGCCCTTTACAGACCAATGCGTATTTACTCATTGCTGAAAATAGTTCCGATGCGATAGTGATTGATCCAGGTATGAATCCAGGCGCGTTAGTTCGCCGCATCCAATCACTGAACCTCAACGTAGAAGCGATTTTGCTAACTCATGCTCACTTTGATCATATGGGTGGACTGGAAGAAGTGCGTACATTATGCAACTGCCCTGTATACCTGCATGATCTAGAAGCAGAGTGGTTAACCAATGCCAAATTAAACGGTTCTGCTAATTGGTCTCAAGTGACACCGCCGATTACAGCCGAACCTGCTGAATATGCTTTAGATGAAGGACAACAATTGAAGTTAATCGGTCATACCTTCACCGTATATCATACGCCAGGTCATTCACCGGGGAGTGTAAGCTTCCTTTGTGGTAAAGAACTATTTGCAGGTGATGTCTTATTCCGTATGGGTGTAGGTCGTACTGATCTTACAGGTGGTAGTGAACGCCAATTGATTGATTCTATTCGTACCAAGCTATATCGTTTGGCAGATGATGTGACGGTATATCCAGGTCATGGACCCAAAACGTCAATCGGTGCAGAGAAATCCAGTAATCCTTACGTTCCTGCTTAA
- a CDS encoding thioredoxin family protein, translated as MNKPNLADKWEKGISPQEFMEGMTQNKDEFHHGYELFNWTDLDDHEFFKLLAHRDDLRSLILAADWCGDVVRNVPVVFRAFEEAEIPTKILILEDHFDTMDDYLTMGGRSVPVVIITDTGGHVLAQWGPRPEHVQELMIAFKQENPDREAPDYQEKMAVVRKGMAERYGEGSASHAMIIRELREILSGV; from the coding sequence ATGAACAAACCAAACTTAGCAGATAAATGGGAAAAAGGAATTTCTCCTCAGGAATTTATGGAGGGGATGACTCAAAATAAAGACGAATTTCATCATGGATACGAATTGTTTAACTGGACGGATCTAGACGATCATGAGTTTTTTAAATTGCTTGCTCATCGTGATGATTTGCGCTCATTAATTCTAGCAGCAGATTGGTGTGGAGATGTCGTTCGTAACGTTCCTGTCGTATTCCGTGCATTTGAAGAAGCAGAGATTCCAACCAAAATTTTAATTTTGGAAGATCATTTTGATACGATGGATGACTATTTAACAATGGGTGGTCGCTCTGTACCTGTCGTGATTATTACAGATACAGGTGGACATGTGCTTGCTCAGTGGGGACCTCGTCCAGAACACGTACAAGAATTAATGATCGCTTTCAAACAGGAAAATCCAGATCGTGAAGCACCAGACTATCAAGAAAAAATGGCTGTTGTCCGTAAAGGTATGGCTGAACGGTATGGTGAAGGTTCTGCTTCTCACGCTATGATTATTCGTGAATTGCGTGAAATTTTATCGGGGGTGTAA
- a CDS encoding DedA family protein translates to MEIISDIIAQLLHWVQQLGYFGIMLGLMIEVIPSEIVLAYGGYLVSTGAINYFGAVFFGTVGGVVAQLFIYWIGRYGGRPVLEKYGKYILIKKSHIDHAEAWFDKYGSGVIFTARFIPVVRHAISIPAGISRMSHMRFILLTTLAVIPWSALFVYLGMVLGSQWEHIDDIASKYTVPLIVAAIVLLAAYFLVKWKMKNKKKGG, encoded by the coding sequence GTGGAAATTATATCTGATATTATTGCCCAATTATTGCATTGGGTTCAACAACTTGGGTATTTTGGAATTATGCTTGGATTGATGATCGAAGTCATTCCAAGTGAGATTGTACTGGCTTATGGAGGATATCTAGTCTCCACAGGAGCGATCAATTATTTTGGAGCTGTCTTTTTCGGAACAGTAGGGGGCGTTGTTGCTCAGCTATTTATTTACTGGATAGGACGGTATGGCGGTAGACCTGTTTTGGAAAAGTACGGCAAATACATTTTGATCAAAAAAAGCCATATCGATCATGCCGAAGCATGGTTTGATAAATACGGTTCAGGTGTTATTTTTACAGCACGCTTTATTCCTGTCGTTCGTCATGCGATCTCGATTCCGGCAGGTATTTCTAGAATGTCACATATGCGCTTTATTTTATTGACTACCCTTGCAGTTATTCCATGGTCTGCGCTATTTGTTTATCTAGGAATGGTACTTGGAAGTCAATGGGAACATATTGATGATATCGCTAGCAAATATACAGTACCATTGATTGTTGCAGCTATTGTGCTATTGGCAGCTTACTTTTTGGTTAAATGGAAGATGAAGAACAAAAAGAAGGGTGGCTAA
- a CDS encoding class I SAM-dependent methyltransferase — protein MDSLQRLITQCIEVGELITATLSQLRKKDNDAFTKVIIKPVELKKQLHYQFAYHYSNKVTHDNLLPAEAITTLFALLQETMRQGLICTKEADYQVLISKKYKVSILTKTPTKTSTDLNHNRKKQYILEDGEPVPFLIELGIMNADGKVLARKYDKFRQINRFLEMVQDVLPSLPVNKELTIVDFGCGKSYLTFALYHYLNIQQHRPLNIVGLDLKADVIEHCSQLAEKLHYDQLKFLVGDIADYDELEQVDMVVTLHACDTATDAALEKAVRWNASVILSVPCCQHELFSQIQNDTMSPLLSHGILKERFSALATDAIRAKLLDLLGYKTQLLEFIDMEHTPKNILIRAVKADTEQSAEMWQEYTAFRDMIQAKPYLENACKDLLQHYQKSLV, from the coding sequence ATGGATTCACTGCAACGATTAATTACTCAATGTATCGAAGTTGGCGAGCTAATTACAGCAACTCTAAGCCAACTTCGTAAAAAAGATAATGATGCTTTTACCAAAGTCATTATCAAACCTGTCGAATTGAAAAAGCAACTTCATTACCAATTCGCATATCATTACAGCAACAAAGTGACTCATGATAATCTGTTACCAGCAGAAGCCATCACGACATTATTTGCATTATTGCAAGAAACGATGCGTCAAGGGCTTATCTGTACCAAAGAAGCGGATTATCAAGTACTGATCAGTAAAAAGTATAAAGTATCTATTTTGACCAAAACACCAACCAAAACATCGACCGATCTTAATCATAATCGCAAAAAGCAATATATTCTTGAAGATGGCGAACCTGTTCCTTTTTTGATTGAACTAGGTATTATGAATGCAGATGGCAAAGTATTGGCTCGTAAATATGATAAGTTCCGCCAGATCAATCGCTTTTTGGAAATGGTACAAGATGTACTCCCTTCTTTACCGGTTAACAAAGAGCTGACGATTGTTGATTTTGGTTGTGGTAAATCATATCTTACATTTGCACTCTATCATTATCTGAATATTCAACAACATCGTCCGCTAAATATTGTCGGTCTTGATCTCAAAGCAGATGTGATTGAACATTGTAGCCAATTAGCAGAAAAGCTTCATTATGATCAATTGAAGTTTTTAGTCGGTGATATTGCGGATTACGATGAGCTAGAACAAGTCGATATGGTAGTGACATTGCATGCTTGCGATACAGCAACAGATGCCGCGTTAGAAAAAGCAGTACGCTGGAACGCATCTGTTATTTTATCGGTTCCTTGCTGTCAGCATGAATTATTCAGCCAGATTCAGAACGATACTATGAGTCCACTATTATCGCATGGTATTTTAAAAGAGCGTTTTTCTGCACTAGCTACTGATGCGATACGTGCCAAATTGCTTGATCTGTTAGGATACAAAACGCAATTGCTTGAATTTATAGACATGGAACATACACCCAAAAATATTTTAATTCGTGCTGTCAAAGCAGATACAGAGCAATCGGCGGAAATGTGGCAGGAATATACAGCATTTCGGGATATGATTCAAGCCAAGCCATATCTTGAAAATGCATGCAAAGATCTGCTACAGCATTATCAAAAATCATTAGTATAA
- a CDS encoding DUF6483 family protein yields MFRNDYLMGMIEDMASVISKVFGLKQQKKLTEALWELDDMVRQKFQLNNGLINRLPAEEVIELFRIGSVVEVDRLQALARLMREEADIYELSEQEQEAAVRRIKSLHLFLYCAVNDADRTMFDYPEQIDQLTDELADYALPAAVEHLFVQYEEQEGYYDNAVDALKRLTELDPAQGHTEGQALYQRLLLLSDEQLEEGGVSRAELTTAHAELEAQSN; encoded by the coding sequence ATGTTCAGAAATGATTACCTTATGGGTATGATTGAAGATATGGCATCGGTAATTTCGAAAGTATTCGGATTAAAGCAACAGAAGAAATTAACAGAAGCGCTCTGGGAATTGGATGATATGGTTCGCCAGAAGTTCCAGTTGAATAATGGATTGATTAACCGATTGCCAGCAGAAGAAGTAATAGAACTATTCCGTATCGGTTCAGTGGTTGAAGTCGATCGTCTGCAAGCATTAGCAAGATTGATGCGTGAAGAAGCAGATATTTACGAATTAAGCGAGCAAGAACAAGAAGCAGCCGTACGCCGAATTAAATCTTTACATTTATTTTTATATTGTGCAGTTAATGATGCCGATCGGACAATGTTTGATTATCCAGAGCAGATCGATCAATTAACCGATGAATTAGCAGACTATGCACTGCCGGCTGCGGTTGAGCATCTATTTGTCCAGTATGAAGAGCAAGAAGGCTACTACGATAATGCAGTAGATGCTTTGAAGCGTCTTACCGAGCTTGATCCTGCACAAGGTCATACAGAAGGTCAGGCGCTGTATCAACGTCTACTATTATTAAGCGATGAACAGTTAGAAGAAGGTGGCGTATCTCGTGCAGAGCTGACTACAGCACATGCCGAGCTTGAAGCCCAGTCAAATTAA